Genomic segment of Paenibacillus sp. FSL R5-0912:
CGCCGATGTAGGCTATTATGTGCGTGAGGGCTCTGAGCTGGATAAAGAAGCCTATGACCGCGGCTGCAGCGTGTATCTGGTTGACCGGGTCATTCCCATGCTGCCGCACCGGCTGTCGAATGGGATCTGCAGCTTGAACCCGCAGGTAGACCGGCTGACCATGTCCTGTGAAATGGAATTCGACGAGCACATGAAGGTTGTGAAGCATGATGTGTTCACGAGTGTAATCCGTACTAAGGAGAGAATGACTTACTCCGATGTACGCAAAATTGTTGAGGATGAAGACCCTGAGCTGCTGGAGCGCTATGCTCCCCTGATCGGTGATTTCCGCCTGATGAAGGAACTCGCGATGAAGCTGCGCGATGCCCGGATGCGGCGCGGAGCCGTTGACTTCGACTTTGAAGAAAGCAAAATCATCGTAGATGAAGCAGGTAAGGCTATCGATATTGTGAAGCGTGAGCGTTCCGTGGCCGAGCAGATTATTGAGGAATTCATGCTCGCGGCTAATGAGACTGTAGCGGAGCACTTCCACTGGCTGAAGGTGCCATTCCTGTACCGGATTCATGAAGATCCGGATCCGGAGAAGCTGCAGAATTTCATGGCCTTCGCCGCTAACTTCGGTTACCACGTCAAGGGTCGCGGCAATTCCGTTCATCCGCGTGCGCTGCAGGATCTGCTGGAGCAGATTCAGGGAACCAAAGAGCAGACGGTCATTAGCACGATGATGCTGCGCTCCATGAAGCAGGCGAAATACGATGCCGAGAGTACGGGTCACTTCGGACTGGCTGCAGAATTCTATTCCCACTTCACCTCGCCGATCCGCCGTTATCCCGACCTTGTCATTCACCGCGTCATGCGTGAGGTGGTGGAGAATGGAGGAGCTCTGACGGAGAAACGTCATGAGTATCTGGCTTCGCGGATGCCGGATATCGCCCAGCAGTCCTCCGAACGCGAGCGTGTAGCGGTAGAGGCTGAACGTGACACTGAGCAGCTGAAGAAAGCGGAGTTCATGCAGGATAAGGTAGGCGAAGAATTCGATGCCATGATCAGCAGCGTGACCAGCTTCGGAATGTTCATCGAGCTGGATAACACGGTAGAAGGTCTGATCCGGCTCAGCGCACTGAGCGATGATTATTACCACTTCGATGAAGCCCACATGGCCCTCATCGGTGAGCGTACCTCCAAAGTGTTCCGCATCGGAGACGAGGTGAAGATCCGTGTGGCCAAGGTCAACATGGACGATCATACGATTGACTTCGAACTGGTTGATATGAAGCCGCGCGCGGCTGGCGACCACCGGAACTACGGCGGACGCGGCGGCAAGGCCGGACGCCCTGGTGCCGGCGGCTCCGGCAAGCCATTTGCGGGTAAGGCTGGCGGCGTTGGCAAGGGCCGCGGAGGTAAGGGTAAGCCTGGCCGCGCAGCGGCTGGTGCGGCTAAAGGCGCCGGGAAGGGCAAGAACGGCGGTGCAGCTGCCGGTGCGGCTGGATTCGGCGCCAAAGGTAAAGGCAAGAGCGGCAGCGCTGGCGCCGGTGTCTTTGGCGGTGCAGTTAAGGGCGGCGGCGCTGAGGCTGGCGCTGGTGAAGAGCCGCGCGCAGGTGTAGCGCCGGCTGAAGACGGCGGCGCAGCAGGCGGCCGTAAGCGCGGCCGCGGGCCGGAAGCGGCCGCGCGGCGTGCACTTGCAGCCGCCTCCGCAGCGGGCAGCGCGGCGAAGGCGGACCGCCGGGGCGAAGCCGGCGGATCAGGTGCTCCGCGCGAGCGTGAGCGCGGCAGAGGCCGCGGCGGAGACGGCGGAGGCAGTGCCGGGGGACGCGGCATTGCCTTCGGCTTCGGCTCCGGCAAGGGCGGCTACGGCGCGCCAAGCGGGGGCGGAGCCGAGCAGGCGGGCGGTGAGCTGCGCGGCGTGGACGCGAGCACACGGTTCCGCAGCCGCGAAGACCTCGGCAGCGGCCTCGGAAGCGAAGGCAACGGCGCAGCGCCGGAGGGCAAGAGCCGCCGCAAGAAGAAGAAAGGCGGCGTCTTCATCGGCACTTCTGTGACTCCAGGCAACGTGGAGACCACTAATCCGGCACCGGCAGGCGCTGGCGACAAGAGCGGCAATCCGGAGGGCGGCGGCCGCAGAAAGCGGAAGAAGAAACCTCAGGCCTAGGCAGAATTAATAGAAGGCACTGTTCCTTTAGGGGGACAGTGCTTTTTTAGAATATAAGGGGACTTCTATTTCACCTGAAACGTAGCACTTCCTGACACCCATATGTCAAAATGATTGCTCGGGATAGGGTGATCCTTCCTTGCACTGCCTGCTTGGCTTTTGATACAATATAGACCTGGTGTCCGTTCATAACGGGCCGGGAATTCAATTCAAGGAGTGACTTTCATGGGTAAAAAAGCAGACGGGAAAGTGCTTGCCCAGAACAAAAAAGCTTCCCATGATTATTTTATTGAGGATACGTATGAAGCGGGTTTGGTTCTGACGGGTACAGAGATCAAATCGCTGCGTAACGGCCGCGCTAACATCGGGGACGCTTTTGCTACCATCCGGAACGGTGAGATTCATATTCACAATATGCATATCAGCCCTTTTGAACAAGGGAACCGCGCCAACCCTACCGATCCAACGCGTACACGTAAGCTGCTCATGCATAAGGAACAGATTCACAAGCTGCTCGGTTCCTCGAAGCGGGATGGCTTCACGATTGTGCCGCTGAAGATTTATGTGCGCAAT
This window contains:
- the rnr gene encoding ribonuclease R, encoding MITQEILLDYMRETAYKPLTYEELVSHFAIEDSEAFKAFERLLIELEKDGRIILTRGSRYGVPERMDLLRGRLQAHAKGFAFLIPDDRDHPDVYIHANDLKGAMNGDIVLIRITSKSPSGGRMEGEVERILIRGVSQTVGVFQSLETYGFVLPDDKRINRDIFIPKQSFKGAVDGEKVVVRIVNYPEGRAAAEGEIIEILGHKDDPGVDILSVIRKHQLPEAFPAEVMKEAEQAPDSITDEEIIQQGRRDLRGLNIVTIDGADAKDLDDAVNVERLENGHYKLGVHIADVGYYVREGSELDKEAYDRGCSVYLVDRVIPMLPHRLSNGICSLNPQVDRLTMSCEMEFDEHMKVVKHDVFTSVIRTKERMTYSDVRKIVEDEDPELLERYAPLIGDFRLMKELAMKLRDARMRRGAVDFDFEESKIIVDEAGKAIDIVKRERSVAEQIIEEFMLAANETVAEHFHWLKVPFLYRIHEDPDPEKLQNFMAFAANFGYHVKGRGNSVHPRALQDLLEQIQGTKEQTVISTMMLRSMKQAKYDAESTGHFGLAAEFYSHFTSPIRRYPDLVIHRVMREVVENGGALTEKRHEYLASRMPDIAQQSSERERVAVEAERDTEQLKKAEFMQDKVGEEFDAMISSVTSFGMFIELDNTVEGLIRLSALSDDYYHFDEAHMALIGERTSKVFRIGDEVKIRVAKVNMDDHTIDFELVDMKPRAAGDHRNYGGRGGKAGRPGAGGSGKPFAGKAGGVGKGRGGKGKPGRAAAGAAKGAGKGKNGGAAAGAAGFGAKGKGKSGSAGAGVFGGAVKGGGAEAGAGEEPRAGVAPAEDGGAAGGRKRGRGPEAAARRALAAASAAGSAAKADRRGEAGGSGAPRERERGRGRGGDGGGSAGGRGIAFGFGSGKGGYGAPSGGGAEQAGGELRGVDASTRFRSREDLGSGLGSEGNGAAPEGKSRRKKKKGGVFIGTSVTPGNVETTNPAPAGAGDKSGNPEGGGRRKRKKKPQA
- the smpB gene encoding SsrA-binding protein SmpB, coding for MGKKADGKVLAQNKKASHDYFIEDTYEAGLVLTGTEIKSLRNGRANIGDAFATIRNGEIHIHNMHISPFEQGNRANPTDPTRTRKLLMHKEQIHKLLGSSKRDGFTIVPLKIYVRNGYAKLLIGLGKGKKEYDKRDSAAKRDAQRDIQRVLRDKQKIAR